The DNA region ACTTCGAATGCATGGAGTAACGGGGTTTTTCTCGGGCGTGATGCTCAATATGTTTGAAGGCTGAATGGGCCTGCATGTTCGCCCCTGAAATGAACACTTTTGACTGAAAATACAAAATTCAATAAAATATAAAACTGAGAATGCATAGAAAGGGTGTTTCGAGCTGGACAAGCTTATTAAATCCGGCTGGCTTGATGCAAAGAAAGGAGAAAATCTCTTCAAAAACGGATGGCAAAATCACGAGAATGAAAAACCGTTGGAAACATTGTTCAAAATGAAAAAGATCACGCCCTCCAACTTTTTTGCGAAAGCTCCGAAAAAGTGGTGAATTTCAAAACACAAGGCAGCCGCAACGGCTGCCTTGTGCGCGGTTTCAAGAAATTGATGACTGATTCCGTTGAATCCAAAAAATGCGGATTTGATGGCAGCATGATATGAACATGGAGTTTTTTCAGTGAACCCGTTCTTGGGACGGGAGGACAAAAACGGCAAGCGGAATTCGAATGTTAGGAAACGGTGGTTTGACGGGAAATGTACTCATGAATCTTATCGAGAAATTTCGACAAGCGAGGCCGGGAACATGTTCAAATAAAACAGAATGCTTGTCTTTGTGTTGTACGATTTGCTGGCATTCTTGCTCAGAAGTGGATTCTTGACTTATGGTTACTTACACGATTTGGATTCGATGCAAAGGATCGGAGCTTGTGTTTTTTATTCAACGTTGATTGTTGCAGGAATCGAGGAGTTGATCTAGACGCGGAAAGTCATTGGTTTGGTCGCCATTCTGTTCGGAGGCTTGCTCATTTTTCTGACCTTGAATTAAGCGTTAATAAGATTTCGCCCATGGGGCTTAAAGTCTCCTGGGTCGAAAAAATTGAGAGCATTTCTCGCGCATGTGTGGTTTGGAGGAGACTCTGTTTGAACATAGAGCTGCTGGCAAAGCGTGGAGATGAACGGTCTGGAAGACATCGTGCACATCAATTGTGAGACATCCGATGAAAAAATGATCAAGCTCCTCCACGATCAACGTTTGAGGTCTTCTTGAAGAAATGAACGGTGCAGCCTGCAGTGGTGCAACCCCAGCCGAATGTCACATGCATCGGCCGGGGTGTTTCTTTTTGTACGCACGCCCGGTTACAGCTATTGATTCAACACGGTCTGCGTATATCCCCTGTTCGTCCAACCGTAATACAACAGGAGCACCCCCAAATAGATCCCGGCTACCGCTCCAAATGTTCCCCACACCGGGGTTTGAAAGAAAAAGCTGAACATCTTCAAGGCGACGGCGGAGTGACAGATCCCCACCACAAACGGGATAAAAAACAACAAGCGAATTTGCCATCCAAGAATGCTGCCCGCCTCTTTTTTCCGAATTCCCAATTTGTCCAAAACCCTCATCTGTCGACGATCCACCGGCAGCTCGGTAAACAGTTTGAAATACAGGATGCTGCCCGAAGCAAGAAAAAACAGAAGCCCGATAAACAGACTGACAAACATCAGCGGAGCAAAAATTTTTTTCAACAAATCATACACCGGATAGGTTCCGTTCACAGCGTACTCATTTCCGATCTGTTGTTGCAATTCTTTGATCAGCGGTTCAACTTGTTTCCAATCCGTAAACCGGTATCCGTGAACGATGACTTGATCCGTGGAAGGTGCCGTATTTGCCAACCGTTGAAAGGTATCATCATCCACCACCAGCATGAATCGGGTGATATCGGATTCATTGAACAGAACTCCTTCGATCTGCTTCGTCAGTTTGGCGGGATACGTTTGTGTTCCCACTTGGTAGGTGATGGTTGATTCGGGAGAGAGCTGTTTGATGCTTTCTTTCCAGGCTCCGCCGCTTTTCACGAAGGCGACTTGTCCCGGTTGCAGTTGAATGGGCGGCAGCCCTGTGGAACTTTGCAGAAGTTGATTCAAGTTGGCGTTGGAAATGACATGATACGTGGTCGGCGAAAAATCGTGCACCCTTGATTCTGCCCGGATCACGGGAAATTCAACTTCTGCCGTGACCGTCAGATTCTCATTGTGAATCCATTTTTCCACCATCCCGTCCAAACGGGAATTCGGTGACTCATGCCAACTGACATGATAGGGGGCCTGATCTTCCGCCGCACGTTCCGCCTGCAAATAATATGTGAAACAGACGGAGACGGAGGTCAGCACCATACTGCTCAAGATGGAAACGATAAACAAAATACGGGCATTGTCTCTCAACCGATACCGCAATTGGGAAATGAGCAAGAGGTTTTTTCCCCGATAATAAAATGAGGTGGCTTTCTCGCAGAGATGGATGGCCGCGACACTTACCTGTGTAAACCCCAGATAAGTACCGATCAGAACGAGAGTCAGAATCGGAACCAGACCTTGAAGGAGTTTCCCTGCGGTGATGGTCAATGCCAACCGGTATGCACCGCCGATGCAGACGAGGGAAAGGATCACCAACCAAACGGAAAAGGTCGGCTTTTTTTTCTCCTGAACCGCTTCCCGGAACAGGTCGGCAATCGAAAGCTTGCTGATCATGATGCGGTTCCGCCAAGACAAAAAGACGAACAAGATCCCAAAACCAATGCCCGTAAGCAAAACGGCTCGCACCGACAGGACATGGGGGATCGGAGTGTCAAACCCCAACACGGCGGATACGCCCAGCAAGAACAGCTTGAAAAAGACGATTCCCAATCCGATTCCGAATACAGTAGCCGCACTGCCGACCCAAAGATTTTCCCAAGCGATCATTCGGGTCACTTGATTGACGGACATCCCCAATACCTGCATCAATCCGATGTCCCGTTTACGGTTGCGCAAAAACGCTGACAGGGAGTAACCGATGAACAAAACCGAGAAAACGGCCACGATCGCTTCCACCAGATACAGAAGAGCCACGAATTGAGAGGGGATTGTTTTTTCCTTGAGAACAGGATGGAACAACAGCGAAGTGTAGAGAAAAAACATCCAAACTGAAAAGGAACAACTGAGAAAATAAGCCAGATAACTTTGAGCATGAAACCGAACATTTTTAAGGGCGAGAGAACGCAAATTCATAGGAATCCCCTCCCAAGGCAGACATCACATGAATGATCTGTTGAAAAAAAGTTCGCCTGTCTTCTCCCCGACGAATCTCATTCAACCGTTTTCCGTCTTTGATGAAAATCACCCGATGACAATAGCTGGCGGTGACCGGGTCGTGTGTGACCATCACGATGGTCGCCCGTTCTTTTTGGTTGAGACCGACCAATGCCTCCATCAGTGATTTGGCCGACTTGGAATCAAGGTTTCCGGTTGGTTCGTCCGCCAGAATCAAAGCAGGGGAATGAATGATGGCTCTCGCCGCAGCCGCACGCTGTTTCTGTCCGCCTGATACTTCATACGGGCGATGAGACAAGATGGACCGAATGCCCAAATGATCGACCAGCCGGTTCAGGCGTTGTTCCATTTCGGAAAGGGGTTTTCGTTCCAATACGAGTGGCAAGATGATATTTTCCTTGATCGTCAATGCATCCAACAGGTGAAAGTCCTGAAAGATAAAGCCCAACTGTCTGCGTCGAAAATGGGCAATTTCTTTTTGGTTCATTTCGAGTACATTGTGGCCATTGATCCAAATCTCTCCAGAAGTCGGGCGATCGATGGTTCCCAGCAACTGCAACAAGGTGGTTTTCCCGCTGCCGGAAGGTCCCATGATGCCGACAAATTCACCTTGAGTCACCACCAAATCCAACTGATCCAATGCTTTATGAACTGCACCTTTCGAATGTTGACCGTAGATTTTCGTCAGCTTTCTTGCCTCAAGGACATTCATGCTTTCTCCTCCTGATCCTTGACTTTTGATTTGCG from Staphylospora marina includes:
- a CDS encoding ABC transporter permease, which encodes MNLRSLALKNVRFHAQSYLAYFLSCSFSVWMFFLYTSLLFHPVLKEKTIPSQFVALLYLVEAIVAVFSVLFIGYSLSAFLRNRKRDIGLMQVLGMSVNQVTRMIAWENLWVGSAATVFGIGLGIVFFKLFLLGVSAVLGFDTPIPHVLSVRAVLLTGIGFGILFVFLSWRNRIMISKLSIADLFREAVQEKKKPTFSVWLVILSLVCIGGAYRLALTITAGKLLQGLVPILTLVLIGTYLGFTQVSVAAIHLCEKATSFYYRGKNLLLISQLRYRLRDNARILFIVSILSSMVLTSVSVCFTYYLQAERAAEDQAPYHVSWHESPNSRLDGMVEKWIHNENLTVTAEVEFPVIRAESRVHDFSPTTYHVISNANLNQLLQSSTGLPPIQLQPGQVAFVKSGGAWKESIKQLSPESTITYQVGTQTYPAKLTKQIEGVLFNESDITRFMLVVDDDTFQRLANTAPSTDQVIVHGYRFTDWKQVEPLIKELQQQIGNEYAVNGTYPVYDLLKKIFAPLMFVSLFIGLLFFLASGSILYFKLFTELPVDRRQMRVLDKLGIRKKEAGSILGWQIRLLFFIPFVVGICHSAVALKMFSFFFQTPVWGTFGAVAGIYLGVLLLYYGWTNRGYTQTVLNQ
- a CDS encoding ABC transporter ATP-binding protein — its product is MNVLEARKLTKIYGQHSKGAVHKALDQLDLVVTQGEFVGIMGPSGSGKTTLLQLLGTIDRPTSGEIWINGHNVLEMNQKEIAHFRRRQLGFIFQDFHLLDALTIKENIILPLVLERKPLSEMEQRLNRLVDHLGIRSILSHRPYEVSGGQKQRAAAARAIIHSPALILADEPTGNLDSKSAKSLMEALVGLNQKERATIVMVTHDPVTASYCHRVIFIKDGKRLNEIRRGEDRRTFFQQIIHVMSALGGDSYEFAFSRP